The following coding sequences lie in one Arachis ipaensis cultivar K30076 chromosome B05, Araip1.1, whole genome shotgun sequence genomic window:
- the LOC107644358 gene encoding DNA mismatch repair protein MSH7-like isoform X3, whose protein sequence is MNFIIRESKVSKQWDDGRRSQSSDDSLCKSSSPLCANGKGQHQEYEGAFQPMVKNTAVSLKAKANQLKPIEINDDVVGPETPGMQPLASHAKRSRDDESKFRSLMDSGKRVRFLEDSPSLNLTKKEAEVASRFEWLDPSRIKDASGRRPNDPLYDRTTLYIPPDALKKMSASQKQYWSVKCKYMDVLLFFKVGKFYELYEMDAEIGHKELDWKITLSGVGKCRQVGISESGIDDAVQNLVARGYKVGRVEQLETSEEAKARGANSVIQRKLVQVITPSTTVEGNIGPDANHLLAIKEGSTSLDDGSVVYGFAFVDCARLRFWVGSIDDDASCSALGALLMQVSPKEVIYESRGLSKGAQKALRKFSLHGEM, encoded by the exons GAGCCAGTCATCAGATGACAGTTTGTGTAAGTCTTCTTCACCATTATGTGCTAACGGTAAAGGACAGCATCAGGAGTATGAAGGAGCTTTTCAACCTATGGTGAAAAATACTGCTGTAAGTCTCAAGGCAAAGGCAAATCAGTTAAAGCCTATCGAAATTAATGATGATGTTGTTGGGCCTGAAACACCAGGGATGCAGCCTCTTGCTTCTCATGCTAAGCGAAGTCGAGATGATGAATCCAAGTTTCGTTCATTGATGGATTCTGGTAAACGAGTCAGATTTCTTGAGGATTCACCATCACTGAACTTGACTAAGAAGGAAGCAGAAGTGGCTAGCAGGTTTGAGTGGCTTGATCCTTCTCGAATCAAGGATGCAAGTGGAAGAAGGCCCAATGATCCTTTGTACGACAGGACAACACTTTATATACCTCCGGATGCTTTGAAAAAGATGTCAGCTTCACAGAAACAGTATTGGAGTGTCAAGTGTAAATACATGGATGTTCTGCTATTTTTTAAAGTG GGGAAGTTTTATGAGCTCTATGAAATGGATGCTGAAATTGGCCATAAGGAGCTTGATTGGAAAATAACATTAAGTGGTGTGGGAAAATGTCGACAG GTTGGTATATCTGAAAGTGGGATTGATGATGCTGTTCAAAACTTGGTTGCTCGGGG ATACAAGGTTGGAAGGGTGGAGCAGTTGGAGACATCTGAAGAAGCAAAGGCTAGAGGAGCCAACTCT GTTATTCAAAGAAAATTAGTTCAGGTCATCACTCCATCAACCACTGTGGAGGGTAATATTGGGCCTGATGCCAACCATCTGCTTGCAATAAAAGAG GGTAGTACCAGCTTGGATGATGGTTCAGTTGTGTATGGATTTGCTTTTGTTGATTGTGCTCGTCTTCGATTTTGGGTTGGCTCCATTGATGATGATGCATCATGTTCTGCTCTGGGAGCTTTATTGATGCAA GTGTCGCCTAAGGAAGTTATATATGAAAGTAGAG GGCTGTCCAAAGGAGCTCAGAAAGCGCTTAGAAAATTCTCATTACATGGTGAGATGTGA
- the LOC107644358 gene encoding DNA mismatch repair protein MSH7-like isoform X1 produces the protein MNRQKSILSFFQKASLENKSSGERRPTDSSVRQHDRNFTAAVNPPAPAVEDVRGTDTPPEKVPRQVLPATFASSGNGFAPNLFESIMHKFVSDGDKLSHRSQSSDDSLCKSSSPLCANGKGQHQEYEGAFQPMVKNTAVSLKAKANQLKPIEINDDVVGPETPGMQPLASHAKRSRDDESKFRSLMDSGKRVRFLEDSPSLNLTKKEAEVASRFEWLDPSRIKDASGRRPNDPLYDRTTLYIPPDALKKMSASQKQYWSVKCKYMDVLLFFKVGKFYELYEMDAEIGHKELDWKITLSGVGKCRQVGISESGIDDAVQNLVARGYKVGRVEQLETSEEAKARGANSVIQRKLVQVITPSTTVEGNIGPDANHLLAIKEGSTSLDDGSVVYGFAFVDCARLRFWVGSIDDDASCSALGALLMQVSPKEVIYESRGLSKGAQKALRKFSLHGEM, from the exons ATGAATCGCCAGAAATCGATACTCTCATTCTTCCAGAAAGCCTCGCTGGAAAACAAATCTTCCGGTGAGCGCCGACCTACCGATTCGTCTGTCCGTCAACACGACCGTAATTTCACGGCCGCCGTCAATCCTCCAGCGCCGGCGGTAGAAGATGTCAGAGGAACCGACACGCCGCCGGAGAAGGTGCCGCGTCAGGTTCTACCGGCGACCTTCGCTTCGAGCGGGAATGGCTTTGCTCCTAACCTCTTTGAGAGCATCATGCACAAGTTTGTCAGCGACGGCGATAAGCTTAGTCATAG GAGCCAGTCATCAGATGACAGTTTGTGTAAGTCTTCTTCACCATTATGTGCTAACGGTAAAGGACAGCATCAGGAGTATGAAGGAGCTTTTCAACCTATGGTGAAAAATACTGCTGTAAGTCTCAAGGCAAAGGCAAATCAGTTAAAGCCTATCGAAATTAATGATGATGTTGTTGGGCCTGAAACACCAGGGATGCAGCCTCTTGCTTCTCATGCTAAGCGAAGTCGAGATGATGAATCCAAGTTTCGTTCATTGATGGATTCTGGTAAACGAGTCAGATTTCTTGAGGATTCACCATCACTGAACTTGACTAAGAAGGAAGCAGAAGTGGCTAGCAGGTTTGAGTGGCTTGATCCTTCTCGAATCAAGGATGCAAGTGGAAGAAGGCCCAATGATCCTTTGTACGACAGGACAACACTTTATATACCTCCGGATGCTTTGAAAAAGATGTCAGCTTCACAGAAACAGTATTGGAGTGTCAAGTGTAAATACATGGATGTTCTGCTATTTTTTAAAGTG GGGAAGTTTTATGAGCTCTATGAAATGGATGCTGAAATTGGCCATAAGGAGCTTGATTGGAAAATAACATTAAGTGGTGTGGGAAAATGTCGACAG GTTGGTATATCTGAAAGTGGGATTGATGATGCTGTTCAAAACTTGGTTGCTCGGGG ATACAAGGTTGGAAGGGTGGAGCAGTTGGAGACATCTGAAGAAGCAAAGGCTAGAGGAGCCAACTCT GTTATTCAAAGAAAATTAGTTCAGGTCATCACTCCATCAACCACTGTGGAGGGTAATATTGGGCCTGATGCCAACCATCTGCTTGCAATAAAAGAG GGTAGTACCAGCTTGGATGATGGTTCAGTTGTGTATGGATTTGCTTTTGTTGATTGTGCTCGTCTTCGATTTTGGGTTGGCTCCATTGATGATGATGCATCATGTTCTGCTCTGGGAGCTTTATTGATGCAA GTGTCGCCTAAGGAAGTTATATATGAAAGTAGAG GGCTGTCCAAAGGAGCTCAGAAAGCGCTTAGAAAATTCTCATTACATGGTGAGATGTGA
- the LOC107644358 gene encoding DNA mismatch repair protein MSH7-like isoform X2 codes for MNRQKSILSFFQKASLENKSSGERRPTDSSVRQHDRNFTAAVNPPAPAVEDVRGTDTPPEKVPRQVLPATFASSGNGFAPNLFESIMHKFVSDGDKLSHRSQSSDDSLCKSSSPLCANGKGQHQEYEGAFQPMVKNTAVSLKAKANQLKPIEINDDVVGPETPGMQPLASHAKRSRDDESKFRSLMDSGKRVRFLEDSPSLNLTKKEAEVASRFEWLDPSRIKDASGRRPNDPLYDRTTLYIPPDALKKMSASQKQYWSVKCKYMDVLLFFKGKFYELYEMDAEIGHKELDWKITLSGVGKCRQVGISESGIDDAVQNLVARGYKVGRVEQLETSEEAKARGANSVIQRKLVQVITPSTTVEGNIGPDANHLLAIKEGSTSLDDGSVVYGFAFVDCARLRFWVGSIDDDASCSALGALLMQVSPKEVIYESRGLSKGAQKALRKFSLHGEM; via the exons ATGAATCGCCAGAAATCGATACTCTCATTCTTCCAGAAAGCCTCGCTGGAAAACAAATCTTCCGGTGAGCGCCGACCTACCGATTCGTCTGTCCGTCAACACGACCGTAATTTCACGGCCGCCGTCAATCCTCCAGCGCCGGCGGTAGAAGATGTCAGAGGAACCGACACGCCGCCGGAGAAGGTGCCGCGTCAGGTTCTACCGGCGACCTTCGCTTCGAGCGGGAATGGCTTTGCTCCTAACCTCTTTGAGAGCATCATGCACAAGTTTGTCAGCGACGGCGATAAGCTTAGTCATAG GAGCCAGTCATCAGATGACAGTTTGTGTAAGTCTTCTTCACCATTATGTGCTAACGGTAAAGGACAGCATCAGGAGTATGAAGGAGCTTTTCAACCTATGGTGAAAAATACTGCTGTAAGTCTCAAGGCAAAGGCAAATCAGTTAAAGCCTATCGAAATTAATGATGATGTTGTTGGGCCTGAAACACCAGGGATGCAGCCTCTTGCTTCTCATGCTAAGCGAAGTCGAGATGATGAATCCAAGTTTCGTTCATTGATGGATTCTGGTAAACGAGTCAGATTTCTTGAGGATTCACCATCACTGAACTTGACTAAGAAGGAAGCAGAAGTGGCTAGCAGGTTTGAGTGGCTTGATCCTTCTCGAATCAAGGATGCAAGTGGAAGAAGGCCCAATGATCCTTTGTACGACAGGACAACACTTTATATACCTCCGGATGCTTTGAAAAAGATGTCAGCTTCACAGAAACAGTATTGGAGTGTCAAGTGTAAATACATGGATGTTCTGCTATTTTTTAAA GGGAAGTTTTATGAGCTCTATGAAATGGATGCTGAAATTGGCCATAAGGAGCTTGATTGGAAAATAACATTAAGTGGTGTGGGAAAATGTCGACAG GTTGGTATATCTGAAAGTGGGATTGATGATGCTGTTCAAAACTTGGTTGCTCGGGG ATACAAGGTTGGAAGGGTGGAGCAGTTGGAGACATCTGAAGAAGCAAAGGCTAGAGGAGCCAACTCT GTTATTCAAAGAAAATTAGTTCAGGTCATCACTCCATCAACCACTGTGGAGGGTAATATTGGGCCTGATGCCAACCATCTGCTTGCAATAAAAGAG GGTAGTACCAGCTTGGATGATGGTTCAGTTGTGTATGGATTTGCTTTTGTTGATTGTGCTCGTCTTCGATTTTGGGTTGGCTCCATTGATGATGATGCATCATGTTCTGCTCTGGGAGCTTTATTGATGCAA GTGTCGCCTAAGGAAGTTATATATGAAAGTAGAG GGCTGTCCAAAGGAGCTCAGAAAGCGCTTAGAAAATTCTCATTACATGGTGAGATGTGA